One window from the genome of Mastacembelus armatus chromosome 18, fMasArm1.2, whole genome shotgun sequence encodes:
- the LOC113141375 gene encoding ladderlectin-like: protein MKTLILAALLCALLAQTSARGQCGDKPACPSGWTDYKDRCFFYVPKVTSWVDAQKNCQSLGANLASVRDKDEYGAIQNVILSASKDSKKAWIGGSDAQQKGSWFWADGTPFIYTNWSPGQPDNKDGNQNCIQMNFGAKKLWDDGDCNRGNPSVCSKRLF, encoded by the exons atgaagactctgattctggctgctcttctttgtgccctGTTGGCTCAGACCTCAGCTCGGG GCCAGTGTGGAGACAAACCAGCTTGTCCCTCTGGTTGGACTGACTACAAAGACCGTTGCTTCTTCTATGTTCCCAAAGTCACGTCCTGGGTTGATGCTCAG aaaaactgcCAGTCCCTGGGTGCAAACCTTGCATCTGTGCGTGACAAAGACGAATATGGGGCTATTCAGAATGTGATACTCTCTGCcagcaaagacagtaaaaaagCATGGATTGGAGGCTCTGATGCACAACAG AAGGGTTCATGGTTCTGGGCTGATGGAACACCTTTCATATACACAAACTGGTCTCCTGGACAGCCTGATAACAAGGATGGCAATCAGAACTGCATTCAAATGAACTTTGGAG CTAAGAAGCTCTGGGATGATGGAGACTGTAACCGTGGTAACCCATCTGTCTGCTCTAAGAGGCTGTTCTGA